CAAGAAAGCAGAACAATTGAACACAAACACAAACAAAACCAACTTTGATCATCGCTTATTTCATAACAGAACACCACTCGAAAAGGCTGCCGATAAGAAAACAGAGCTTTCTTTCAAGCAATTTGAACCTCAATTGTCTTGGGTTTTTTCGGCTCCGGCGGCGGAAGTTTCTCAACCGTCACCGTCAGCACGCCGTCCTGACACACAGCCTTGATTGCCTCCGTGTTAGCATTTTCCGGTAGCACGAACTTCCGCATAAATTTCCCGACCCTGCGATCCATCCTCACATATTTCTGGCCCTCCTTCTCTTCTTCTCTCTTACGCTCGCCACTGATCAACAAAACATTCCCATC
The DNA window shown above is from Primulina huaijiensis isolate GDHJ02 chromosome 12, ASM1229523v2, whole genome shotgun sequence and carries:
- the LOC140990227 gene encoding 17.3 kDa class II heat shock protein-like, which encodes MDMRLFGFDSPLFHLLDAAEDSDGNKSIGAPTRTYFLDAKAMATTPADIKESPKAYEFVIDMPGLKSGDIKVQVEDGNVLLISGERKREEEKEGQKYVRMDRRVGKFMRKFVLPENANTEAIKAVCQDGVLTVTVEKLPPPEPKKPKTIEVQIA